In Rhinoraja longicauda isolate Sanriku21f chromosome 6, sRhiLon1.1, whole genome shotgun sequence, the following proteins share a genomic window:
- the LOC144594739 gene encoding ectonucleotide pyrophosphatase/phosphodiesterase family member 7-like, with protein sequence MGIYSILYPVLSLSLTLSHPLFRGERRTQNKLLLISLDGFRWDYDQDVETPNFQKLVKDGVKAKYVTPAFITITSPSHFTLVTGRHIESHGVIHNMWFNTTSGLKKPYYQTQSVNDYWDNGTLPIWITAQRQGLRTGSIHFPGTKPSYDGDNIYMKVVEPPMYNYRNETAWIENINTVMRWFAVDNLDFVTLYFSEPDITGHKFGPESENRKAVVRKLDRTLGYLLERIEKFNLKSKLNVIITSDHGMTTVLKEPAVNEIVLGRFPNLSFKDLDFDLVDFGPTGMLLPKEGQLEKVYQALKGAHPHLHVFKKEDFPKRLRYSNNDRILPIILFGDLGYVVHGRIKIQFNKGEHGFDNQHMDMKMIFRAFGPDFKKNYLAEPFDSVNIYSLMCELLNIQPEPNNGSLEYTQEMLNYYQNTSDVTNSTLFQLVVGLSVVVGLLVLAGLVVGVYSFMKRRQENSVIDLRI encoded by the exons ATGGGAATATATTCTATCCTATACCCGGTTCTTTCTCTGTCACTGACATTGAGTCACCCTCTCTTCAGAGGCGAAAGGAGAACGCAAAACAAACTACTACTTATTTCTTTGGATGGTTTTCGTTGGGATTATGATCAGGATGTTGAAACTCCGAATTTTCAAAAGCTGGTCAAAGATGGCGTGAAGGCAAAATATGTTACTCCTGCCTTCATTACAATAACTTCCCCGTCTCACTTCACTCTGGTAACAG GAAGACATATCGAGTCTCACGGAGTGATCCACAACATGTGGTTCAACACCACCAGTGGACTGAAAAAGCCATATTACCAGACACAAAGTGTCAATGATTACTGGGACAATGGAACTCTTCCAATCTGGATCACTGCCCAGCGTCAG GGTTTAAGGACTGGTTCGATACATTTTCCTGGGACCAAGCCCAGTTATGATGGAGATAATATTTACATGAAGGTGGTGGAGCCTCCGATGTACAACTATAGGAATGAAACCGCCTGGATAGAGAACATCAACACAGTGATGAGATGGTTTGCCGTGGATAATCTAGATTTTGTCACACTCTACTTTAGTGAACCAGATATCACAGGCCACAAGTTCGGACCAgaatcagaaaacagaaaagcagtGGTGCGTAAACTGGACAGGACCCTGGGCTATTTACTGGAACGTATTGAAAAGTTCAACTTGAAATCCAAACTCAACGTGATTATTACTTCGGACCATGGAATGACGACAGTGCTGAAGGAGCCAGCGGTGAATGAAATTGTTCTGGGGAGATTCCCCAACTTGTCATTCAAGGACCTTGATTTTGATTTGGTTGATTTTGGACCCACTGGTATGCTGCTGCCCAAGGAAGGACAGTTGGAGAAAGTGTACCAGGCTCTGAAAGGTGCTCATCCACACTTGCACGTCTTCAAAAAGGAAGACTTTCCAAAAAGACTTCGATATTCCAACAATGACAGAATTCTCCCCATTATCTTGTTTGGTGATCTTGGTTACGTTGTTCATGGG AGAATCAAAATCCAGTTTAACAAAGGCGAGCATGGTTTTGACAATCAGCACATGGACATGAAGATGATTTTCCGTGCATTTGGTCCGGATTTCAAGAAGAATTATTTGGCTGAGCCATTTGACAGTGTAAACATTTATTCATTAATGTGTGAACTACTGAACATCCAACCTGAACCAAACAATGGATCGTTGGAGTACACCCAAGAAATGCTGAATTACTACCAGAACACCAGTGATG TCACCAACTCAACATTGTTTCAGCTGGTTGTGGGTTTATCAGTAGTGGTCGGTTTGCTGGTTCtggctggtcttgtagttggcgTTTATTCCTTTAtgaagagaaggcaagagaatt CTGTTATTGATTTACGGATTTAA